The following coding sequences are from one Triticum dicoccoides isolate Atlit2015 ecotype Zavitan chromosome 4A, WEW_v2.0, whole genome shotgun sequence window:
- the LOC119286440 gene encoding transcriptional corepressor SEUSS-like: MVSSGPPNPMGPGQPMGAASLLRTNSSLLSGGQQGMGSGGMLQSQSPFSSLVSPRTQFGGNGLLGGSSNVSPLLNRQSFGNGGAVPGPGQMANGGLPMNTLQQRGGLDGAGDLIGMSGSDPMSSSQVSLGNHLGSDNLQQQQQKMDMQDLQQQQQQHHHQLPMSYNQQQVPTQPLQLHATVKMENGGSIGGVKLEQQMGQLDQNGPAQMMRNAGNVKFEPHQLQSLRGLGAVKMEQPNSDPSAFLQQQQQQQHHLLQLTKQNPQAAAAAQLNLLQQQRIMHMQQQQQQQILKNLPLQRNQLQQQQQQQQQQQQHQHHQQQLLRQQSLNIRTPGKPASYEPGTCAKRLTHYMYHQQNRPQDNNIEYWRNFVNEYFAPTAKKRWCVSLYGTGRQTTGVFPQDVWHCEICNRKPGRGFETTVEVLPRLCQIKYASGTLEELLYIDMPRESKNASGQIVLDYTKAIQESVFEQLRVVREGHLRIIFNPDLKIASWEFCARRHEELIPRRSIIPQVSQLGAVVQKYQAAAQNPTSLTTQDMQNNCNSFVACARQLAKALEVPLVNDLGYTKRYVRCLQIAEVVNCMKDLIDHSKQTGSGPIDSLHKFPRRTPSGINPLQPQQQQPEEQQSVPQSSNQSGQNSAPMAGAQASASANADVTSNNSLSCAPSTSAPSPTVMGILQGSIDSSQDHLMSSANGQYNSGNNGAIPKVNPASSLQSNPSTSFPSQVPISSNNNMMPALQNTNQLSSPAVSSNLPPMQPPATRSQEPEQSDAQSSVERILQEMMSSQMNGVGHAGNDMKRPNGFTPGINGVNCLVGNAVTNHSGVGGMGLGAMGGFGSNPTANGLRMAVTNNAMAMNGRMGMHHSAHDLSQLGQQQQQQQQQQQHDIGNQLLGGLRAGNSFNNLQYDWKPSQ, translated from the exons ATGGTTTCCTCAGGTCCCCCGAACCCAATGGGACCTGGGCAGCCAATGGGTGCTGCTTCTCTTCTCCGGACGAATTCCAGCCTGCTCAGTGGTGGCCAGCAGGGAATGGGTAGCGGCGGCATGCTTCAGTCACAGTCCCCATTCTCATCTCTTGTTTCCCCGCGCACACAGTTTGGTGGGAATGGCCTGCTTGGAGGGTCCTCGAATGTCTCCCCCCTGCTCAACAGGCAGTCCTTTGGAAATGGGGGGGCTGTGCCGGGTCCAGGGCAAATGGCTAATGGCGGGCTTCCGATGAATACACTTCAGCAAAGAGGGGGGCTTGATGGTGCTGGTGACTTGATTGGCATGAGTGGATCTGATCCTATGTCATCCTCCCAGGTTAGTTTGGGCAATCACCTAGGTTCAGATAacttgcagcagcagcagcagaagatgGATATGCAGGAtttgcaacagcagcagcagcagcaccaccaccaaCTACCGATGTCTTACAATCAGCAGCAAGTGCCAACGCAACCGCTGCAGCTGCATGCTACAGTGAAGATGGAGAATGGCGGCAGCATAGGTGGAGTCAAATTAGAACAGCAGATGGGACAGCTTGACCAAAATGGCCCAGCCCAGATGATGCGCAATGCTGGCAATGTAAAATTTGAGCCACATCAGTTGCAATCATTGAGGGGTTTGGGTGCGGTGAAGATGGAGCAACCGAATTCAGATCCATCAGCATTcttgcagcaacagcagcagcagcagcaccattTGTTACAGCTCACGAAGCAGAACCCTCAAGCTGCTGCGGCGGCCCAACTGAACCTTTTGCAACAACAGCGTATCATGCAtatgcagcagcagcaacaacaacagatTCTGAAGAACCTTCCTTTACAGAGAAATCaattacagcagcagcagcagcaacaacaacagcagcaacaacatcaACATCATCAGCAGCAGTTACTTCGTCAACAAAGTCTAAACATAAGGACTCCAGGAAAGCCGGCTTCCTATGAGCCAGGTACCTGTGCAAAGAGACTGACCCATTACATGTATCATCAACAAAACAGGCCACAG GATAATAATATTGAGTACTGGAGAAACTTTGTCAACGAGTATTTCGCGCCCACTGCCAAAAAGAGGTGGTGTGTATCTCTCTATGGAACTGGTCGTCAAACTACTGGAGTTTTCCCTCAG GATGTCTGGCACTGTGAAATATGCAATCGGAAGCCTGGCCGGGGCTTTG AGACAACAGTTGAGGTCTTACCGCGATTATGCCAAATCAAATATGCGAGTGGGACATTGGAAGAACTATTGTATATTGATATGCCACGTGAATCCAAAAATGCATCTGGTCAGATTGTTTTGGACTATACTAAAGCAATCCAGGAAAGTGTCTTTGAGCAATTGCGTGTTGTACGCGAGGGGCATCTAAGGATAATTTTTAATCCAGACCTCAAG ATTGCATCTTGGGAGTTCTGTGCTAGGCGTCATGAGGAACTTATCCCACGGAGGTCAATAATACCACAG gttAGTCAGCTTGGCGCAGTTGTACAAAAGTACCAGGCTGCTGCTCAAAATCCAACGAGTTTAACAACTCAGGACATGCAGAATAATTGCAATTC GTTTGTTGCATGTGCCCGCCAACTGGCTAAAGCTCTGGAGGTGCCTTTGGTAAATGATTTAGGATACACAAAACGATATGTCCGCTGCCTTCAG ATTGCAGAGGTGGTAAACTGTATGAAAGATTTGATTGACCACAGCAAGCAGACTGGATCTGGACCAATCG ATAGCCTGCATAAATTTCCTCGGAGGACTCCATCAGGGATCAACCCTCTTCAACCACAGCAGCAACAACCTGAAGAACAGCAATCTGTTCCGCAGAGTTCAAACCAGAGTGGTCAAAATTCTGCCCCTATGGCTGGGGCGCAGGCTTCTGCCTCTGCCAATGCAGATGTGACATCAAATAATTCTCTCAGTTGTGCACCCTCTACATCTGCACCTTCACCAACTGTTATGGGGATTCTTCAGGGTTCAATTGATTCTAGCCAAGATCATCTAATGAGCAGTGCAAATGGTCAGTATAACAGTGGGAATAATGGTGCAATTCCCAAGGTGAACCCGGCAAGTTCATTACAGTCAAATCCTTCTACCTCTTTCCCTTCCCAGGTACCTATATCATCCAATAACAACATGATGCCTGCCCTTCAGAATACAAACCAACTCAGTTCCCCAGCAGTATCATCAAACTTGCCGCCAATGCAGCCTCCTGCAACTCGATCTCAGGAGCCTGAGCAAAGTGATGCCCAAAGCTCGGTTGAGAGAATCTTGCAAGAGATGATGTCATCACAAATGAATGGTGTTGGCCATGCAGGGAATGACATGAAGAGACCAAACGGATTTACTCCTGGTATTAATGGGGTTAACTGCTTAGTTGGTAATGCTGTCACAAATCACTCTGGAGTCGGAGGAATGGGGTTGGGGGCCATGGGTGGGTTCGGTTCAAATCCTACAGCTAATGGATTGAGAATGGCAGTGACGAACAATGCAATGGCAATGAACGGGAGGATGGGAATGCATCACAGCGCACATGACCTATCACAGTtgggccagcagcagcagcaacaacagcagcagcagcagcatgacaTAGGAAATCAGCTGTTGGGTGGACTTAGAGCAGGAAATAGCTTCAATAATCTTCAGTATGATTGGAAACCCTCTCAATAG